TGTAAATTGGGTGGTTTTTGTATGTTTCAACTAAAACAGTGATAGTTTTATCCATTTTGTCTGAAACTACTCTACCAGTGTAAGTTTTTCTTAAATTTCTTTCCATGGTTATTTAGCTCCTTTTGTTGTTGTAGATTTTGCTGCTTTTTTTTCTGCTAGTTTTTTGTTAGCTTCTTCGATTTGTTTTTTAGCTTCTTCAGCGTTTGATCCGAATGTATATGTTTTAGCATCTTTTGGTTTCCCAGTAAGTTTTAAATCAATACCTTCGATATCTTCACCTTTAGCTACACCAACTTTCATAGGTTTTACTTCAACACCTTTAAGTGCTTCTTTTCCTTTTCCGGTTGCTTTTGCTTCACCAGCCTCTACTGCTTTCACAGTAGTTTTTGGTGCTGCAGGTTTTTTAACTTCAGCAGTAGTTTTACCTGCTGCTTTAGGAGCAGCTTTTGGTGCTGCTTCTGCTTTAGGAGCAGCTTCTTTTTTAGGAGCTGCTGCTTTAGTTGTAGTTGATTTAGCTGCTGCTTTTGGTGCTGCTGCTTTTTCTTCTACTTTTGCTTCAGCTTTTGGTGCTGCTGCTTTAGTTGTAGTTGCTTTAGGAGCAGCTTCTTTTTTAGGAGCAGCTTCTAATTCTACAGGAGCTTCAGTTGATTCTGAAGTTGCATTTTGCATTGCTGCCATAATTGCATCTTCTGAAACACCTGTGTCTGCTCCGAATTGTTCTTGTTGAAGTTTTTCAATCATTTCTTTGTGTTTTTGACGAACTTCTTTTCCAGCTTTTTCAGCTTCTGAAACAGCTTTTGAGTAATCTGCTTTAATAGTTTTATTAACATCTTCTCCAGCTTTTTTTCTTTCACTCAATAACATTTCAATTCTTGCTATGTCTTTTTTAAGTGAAGGAATTCTGTGAGTTTGTTCTAAACTACCTACTGCAGCTTGGAATTTTAGTGCGAATAATTCAGCACGACGATCTTCACCAAGTTTGATTAAATCTTCAACTGATTTTGTTCTTAATTCCATCATGAAGTCAACTGCTTTAGACATTATTCATCACCTCTCTTAACGATTTTACAACGCACAGGTAATTTGTGCATTGCTAGACGTAAGGCTTCACGAGCAACTTCTTCTGAAACTCCGCCAATTTCAAACATAAATTGACCAGTTTTAACTACTGCCACTCATTCTTCAGGAGATCCTTTACCTGAACCCATACGTACTTCTAATGGTTTTTTAGTTTTAGCCATGTGAGGGAATATTCTAATTCAAACTTTTCCAAAACGTTTCATATAACGTGTCATAGCAATACGAGCTGCCTCAATTTGTCTTGAAGTAATTCAAGCACCATCTAAAGACATTAATCCGTATTCACCAAACGCTATAAATTTTCCACCTTTTGCTTTTCCTTCATAACTCACTCTGTGAGGACGACGGAATTTAACTCTTTTGGGCATTAACATAACTATTTAACCTCCCTTGGTGTTCTTTGTTGAGGTTTTTTATCCTCAATAACTTTTGAATTGTTTTGATTTTGTTTTCCAATAATTTCCCCGTGGTTAATTCAAACTTTAACCCCGATTTGTCCATATGTAGTTCTTGCTTCATATAGAGCATAATCGATATCACTTCTTAAAGTTGATAATGGCACTGAACCTTCTAGGTATCCTTCAGTACGAGCCATCTCAACTCCTCCAAGTCTTCCAGAAACTGAAGTTTTAATCCCTTTAGCTCCTGCTTTTAATGCTTTTCTAATTGCTAATTTTTGTACAGTTCTAAATGATGCACGGTTTGTAATTTGTTCACCGATAAATGTTGCAACTAATTTTGCATCAACATCTGGGTTTTTAATTTCTATTACTTTGACTTTTACATCAGCTTTTCTGTCTTTGATTGTTTTTCTTACTGTTAAAACGATATTTTCAACATTTTTACCTTCTTGTCCAAGAACGATTGCTGGACGAGCAGAACGAATTACTAGAGTGATTTCTTTTTTAGTTCTTTCGATTTCAACTTTTGAAATTGCTGCGTTTCTTAATTGTTTTTCAACAGCTTTTCTAATTTTGATATCTTGGTGTAATCACTTAACATATTCACCTTTTTCAGCGTATCAACGGTTATCTCAACCTCTAATAACACCTATACGTAAAACGTTTGGAGATACTTTTTGTCCCATACTCTATAATTCCTTCCTATCTTTCGTCGCTAACCACGATTGTAATGTGGCTAGTTCTTTTTAAAATTTCATATGCTCTACCATGAGCTCTTGGTCTAAAACGTTTTAATGTTGGTCCTTCGTTAACGAAGATTGTTTTAACAAATAATTGGTCAGCTTCCATACCGTTGTTGTTAACGGCATTTGCTACAGCTGAGTTTAATAATTTTAATACTGGTTCTGAAGATCTTTTGTCTTGGTTTTGAAGAATTGCTACAGCTTCTGATATTTTTTTTGTTCTGATAGAGTCGGCTACTAGTCTAACTTTTCTAGGTGATATTCTAATCATTGTTAATTTTGCTTTTGCTTCCATATTTTGAAACTCCTATTTCCTAATGATTATTTTTTCTTTTTCTTGTCATCACCGTGTCCACCAAACTTACGTGTTGGTGAAAATTCTCCTAATTTGTGACCTACCATATCTTCTGTAACATAAACTGGGATAAATTCTTTTCCGTTGTAAACTCCAAATGTGTGACCAACGAAACTTGGAAAGATTGTTGAACGACGTGATCAAGTTTTAATTGTTTCTTTTTTTTCACCTAATGCTTCTACTTTTTTAATTAAGTAGTCATCAGCAAAAGGTCCTTTTTTTAATGATCTAGACATTTATTCAAATCCTCCTA
This genomic interval from Spiroplasma monobiae MQ-1 contains the following:
- the rpsC gene encoding 30S ribosomal protein S3 gives rise to the protein MGQKVSPNVLRIGVIRGWDNRWYAEKGEYVKWLHQDIKIRKAVEKQLRNAAISKVEIERTKKEITLVIRSARPAIVLGQEGKNVENIVLTVRKTIKDRKADVKVKVIEIKNPDVDAKLVATFIGEQITNRASFRTVQKLAIRKALKAGAKGIKTSVSGRLGGVEMARTEGYLEGSVPLSTLRSDIDYALYEARTTYGQIGVKVWINHGEIIGKQNQNNSKVIEDKKPQQRTPREVK
- the rpsS gene encoding 30S ribosomal protein S19, which gives rise to MSRSLKKGPFADDYLIKKVEALGEKKETIKTWSRRSTIFPSFVGHTFGVYNGKEFIPVYVTEDMVGHKLGEFSPTRKFGGHGDDKKKKK
- the rplP gene encoding 50S ribosomal protein L16; its protein translation is MLMPKRVKFRRPHRVSYEGKAKGGKFIAFGEYGLMSLDGAWITSRQIEAARIAMTRYMKRFGKVWIRIFPHMAKTKKPLEVRMGSGKGSPEEWVAVVKTGQFMFEIGGVSEEVAREALRLAMHKLPVRCKIVKRGDE
- the rplV gene encoding 50S ribosomal protein L22 → MEAKAKLTMIRISPRKVRLVADSIRTKKISEAVAILQNQDKRSSEPVLKLLNSAVANAVNNNGMEADQLFVKTIFVNEGPTLKRFRPRAHGRAYEILKRTSHITIVVSDER